TTAGTGAAAGGAAAGACTGTACGAGAAGTCGGCTGGGGTTGACTTCTGTGTGCGGTCTTTTTTTGTGGGTTGGGAGGGGGGCGCGCTATTTAAAAAGAAGACTGCGCGAAAGCCGTCTCCTAACGCCTATCAAAATAGCTTCATTTGCTCCGAACTGCATGTACCGCCTGTTTTGCTGACATAGCCCAAATCCCGAAAGCCTTTTGACCGTTTTTTGGACATTTGTACAAGGCTTGGTACGTTATGATCAATGTAATCGTATACGCGTACTTCTTGCTTTTGGGAATAGTTCCGATGCAGCCTCCCAACGTATTGTGTAAGGAGTCCCTTCCAAGAAATAGGCATAGTCAAAAAAAGTGCATCCAATCTCGGAAAGTCAAAACCCTCACCAATGTACTTTCCAGTCGCTATAATTAACAGTTCCTCCTCCATTGGCAGATCTTGAATCATTTCTAATGCTTGGTCCTGCTCTTTTTTAGTCAGGTCACCCGAAAGCACAACGATATTTTTGGCGAAACCTTTAAATAAACGATGAAGTATTTTCACATGGCTAATTCTTTCAGTCAGAATTAATGGTGTTTTACCTTCTTCCAGCGCACTAAGTACATCGTCGAAAATTAATTGATTGCGTTTAGTGTCCTCTGCAATTTCATTGTACATTTGCTGAATATTTTCAGAAGCGGTTTGATAAGAAGTTTTTCTTTCTAGGATGAAATGATGGAACGGCCGTGTGAGCGCCTGCTCTTTAGCGTCTGTTTTGTATAAGACCGGCCCGCATTGCATGGTAATTATCGGGTGAAGTCCATCTTTTCGGACAGGTGTCGCCGTCAGACCATACACATGCTTTGCTCGCACCATCTTCATTAATTGTTCATAGGTATAGGCTGAAAGGTGATGACATTCATCTACAATAACTTGTCCATACTGCGTGATAACAGGATCGATACCATTAGAAGTGAGTGTTTGAATCGTAGCTACATCAATTCTTCCCGTCGACATACGCTTGCCCCCGCCAAATTGCCCTATTTCATTGCGGGGTATGTCCAGAAACAGTGAGAGTTGGTCGATCCATTGATTCATTAATTGCTTACGATTCACAATGATGAGCGTATTGACTTTCTGTTCGGCAATTAACGCTGCTGCAGTTACGGTTTTTCCAAATCCCGTGCCGGCTGCCAAAATTCCACTGTCATGCGCCCGTAATTGTTGCAGTGCATCGAACTGTTGTGATGACAAAGTTCCGTGAAAATTTACTTCAATTGGACTGCCTGAAAACCGTTCGTTTATCCATTCCGGTTGAATTCCTTTTGAGGATAGTAATTCGTGAATAGCCTGTTCACATCCCCGGGGAAGAATGAGGTGGGTAATAGTTTTATCAAAACCTTCAATCACGGCCGGGATATTATATGTAGATAGTCTTTTGGCTTTTGCTTTAAAATATTCTGGATTTCCAAAAGAAGCAACTTCTTCAAGCTGCGATAAAAGTGAATCTGATAAATCCGCCAATGTAAAATGAATACCGTTCTTTTTGACGGCTCGCAGGACATCAGGGTTTGCAGTAGTTTTATCGCCGCGGCCAGTTACGCCGAGCAAGTTTACGTAATGTTCGATGGCAAGTGGATCAACTTTCTGTATACAGGATAAGTACAGCCATTGATCTTCAAACGGCCGGAAATTTTCATCCACAAATACACTATTGCCTAAATCCCGTGCATAGCGCTGTAATGGCAAGGCTATTAAGTTACCTAAACTAGCAGCAGTAGGTAAGTGATCCTGGGTTGGAAATAAACGATCGAATGACTCTAGTTCTGCAGACATTTTATTATCCGCTTTTTCCATCAAAGCGTAACCAAGATGGCGGGCGAGTGAAGCAGATAAAGGATGGGAGAAGAAAATCCATATATGTGCACCGTTGCCTGAGCGGGATCTTTCGATACTGAAAGGAATTCGGGTTTCTTTGCAAATACTTGCGAATGACAGCACATCACGCTGCCAATTCTTTTTATCAAAATCAACTGCAAGAAACCAGCATGAGTTATTTGCTAAAAGGGGGTATAGCCCGATTACATGTTTGCCGCTTAGATGATCGTAAATTGTCTGATCAGTAAGGGGAATGTACTTGTTACGTTGACGAGCGGGGGAATAACCGCTCTTGCCATTTTGCATTTCCCATCTGGTTGCATAAACATCTGTCCTGCCGCGAAATATACTTTGGAAAAGCTGCACCTTTTCCTGGGCTGTCGAATGATCAGTAACTACCATGTGGGGTTCTTTAACTTGAAATCCTGGCAGATGGGTTTCCAGGATCATTTTTAAATACATATTTTCAGTCTGTAATCTTTCAAGTGATGAAGTTATCTCATTTCCATATTTATTCATAACGTACACCTCTTTTATCTCTGCCCCTTGATTTTTTCATTCACTTTACTAATAAATCAATATTCTGGATATATAATGAACAAGTAGACTATAAAGTGTTTGAATTTGAACAAATGTGTACTAAAATCTCACCCTGTAATTTACTCTAGTCGTTATTCATAAGAGCCCAGACACTTTTTAGAATTTCATCGCACTTTACAAAATGAGAACTCTCTAAAACAAAGGTGTGCATCGTACCGTCTTTTAATTCAGCTGTAATGCCATTTGGGACTATGCCCAGTACATACGATGAATCGATATTATTAATGTCGCTGATCTCGAATTCGATAATATCTCTTTGAAAATGCATATTGCGGGGCTGGAAGATAAAGCGCTGATCAGTGATGAATAAATTACCGCTGACGTAATCTATACTCTTACGCAAGTTTGCCGGAATTTCATATTGAACTTTTTCATTCTCGCGGAAATCCGCCATGCCGATCTCTCCTTTATAGGTGTGATTCTTGAGATTAGTATTATCTTACCCTTATAGATATGTCTAGACAAGTGCTGCTGATTCCATGCAGCTAAGGCGGGTTATGGGAAGAGTGTTTTGATTTTCTGGCAGATTCGAATGAAAATAGTGATGAGAAGTGCCTGGCCGCGACAAAGTGGCAGGGGGCTTCGCTGATCGCAGACGATAATCGCTTGAGCTGCCCCGTTATCCGCTCATCGCAGTGCGTTGACTGATCATACTGCCGCGTCCTCCGCTCATAGTGACGCGTTAACCGCTCATACCGCTGCGTTATCCGCTCATACCGCCGCTTCATCCGCTCATAGTCATGCGTTGACCGCTCATACTGCCGCGTCATCCGCTCATAGCCGCGCGTTGACCGCTCATACTGCTGCGTCCTCCGCTCATAGTCATGCGTTGACCGCTCATACTGCCGCGTCATCCGCTCATAGCCGCGCGTTGACCGCTCATACTGCCGCGTCATCCGCTCATAGCAACGCGTTAACTGGTCTACTGCTACGTCACGCGCTCATAGTGACGCGATGACTGATCACAACGACGTGCTATCCGCTCATACCGCCGCCTCATCCGCTCATAGCCATGCGTCAACCGCTCATAGTCACGCGTTGTCCGCTCATAGCCCCGCGCTAACCGCTCATACCGCCGCGTCAACCGCTCATACTGCCGCGCCACCCGCTCATAGCCGCGCGTTAACCGCTCATACTGCCGCGCCACCCGCTCATAGCCCCGCGTTAACCGCTCATACTGCCGCTTCATCCGCTCATAGCCGCGCGTTAACTGGTCTACTGCTACGTCACGCGCTCATAGTGACGCGATGACTGATCACAACGACGTGCTATCCGCTCATTCCGCCGCCTCATCCGCTCATAGCCATGCGTCAACCGCTCATAGTCACGCGTTAACCGATCATACTGCCGCGTCAACCGCTCATAGTCACGCGTTAACCGCTCATACCCCCACGCCAACCCCCAACCCCACCCACACAAAATAGCCCCACAAGTCTAAAAATTCACTCATAAAAGCCCGTAGCCACAGGCTTCCAATTCACTATTGACATCAAAAATCTTCATCTGTTATCATTGTGTGTAACCGGTACCACATCGAAATGTGAGACCGGTTACACAAGAATAGAATGAAGGTGGAATGGTTGGCGAATATTCGGGATGTTGCGGGAAAAGCAGGGGTTTCGGTAGCGACTGTTTCACGCTATTTAAATAATAAAGGATACATAAGTGAGGACGCGAAACGGGTGATTTCGCAGGCGATTGAAGAGCTTAATTATCAGCCGAGTATGATTGCGCGTTCGCTCAGCACAAAGCAAACGACATTTATCGGCCTGATTGTTCCGGACATTGTGAATCCGTTCTTTCCGGAGCTGGCGCGGGCGATCGAAGATGTTGCGCTGGCGTATGATTATACCGTGATTTTATGCAATTCGGATGAAGAGCTGGAAAAAGAAATTAAGTATGTTCAGACGCTTCAGCGAAAGTATGTGGCGGGTTTTATTGTGGCGACAAGTCATGAAAAAGCGGAACACTATACTGAATTAAATGTGCCGATTGTAGCAATTGACCGCAGAATTCATTCGTCGATTCCGTATATTGCAACGGATAACCGGGAAGGTGCGCGCGTTGGGACGGAGCATTTATTGCAGAGCGGCTGTAAAAATATTCTTTGCATGAGAGGTCCTTCGGGATTGGGCCCGGCGGATGACCGGTTCGACGGATTCAATGACGCGGTGAATGGGAAAGACGTAAAGACGCATGTTGTGGAATGTCCGTTTCAGTTTGAAGCGTCCGAAAAGATTGTCCAGGACATATTGCAGGACGTGCCGATTGACGGGATTTTCGCGAGCAGTGATGTGACGGCGGCAGGGGCAATGAAAGCTGCCCATTCGCTCGGAATTCATGTTCCGGATCAGCTTCAAATCGTCGGGTATGACGGCACGATGCTTGCAGGCCAATTAACACCCGGATTGACGACGGTAGCGCAGGATTTATATAAAATTGGCGCAACGGCAGCGAGGATGCTCATTAAATTAATTGAAGGGCAGGAACTGACGGAGCGTGAAGTATTAATTCCGGCAGAGCTGCTCATTCGGGAAACGACAAGGAGTGGAGCATGATGATAACAGTCATTGGCAGTGCCAATATGGATCTGGTAGTGGGCACGGAAAATTTCCCGGATCAGGGAGAGACAGTTCTTGGAAATGTGTTTGATACGGTGCCAGGCGGAAAAGGTGCGAACCAGGCGATTGCGGCAGCACGGCTTGGAAGTGAAACAAATATGGTCGCTTGCGTAGGCAGTGATTTATTCGGCACGAGTATCGTGAATAATATGCAGCAGAATCATGTAAACACTGCAGGCGTCCGTACAGAAGAAGGGGCTTCCGGCATTGCAAATATTCTGCTGTCGGAAGGAGACAATCGGATTATCGTAGTACCTGGTGCAAACTCCTTGCTGATGCCTGCACATATCGATGAAGTGGAAGATGTCATCAAGCGCAGCAAATTGGTGATGCTGCAGCTGGAAATTCCAATACCTACTGTGATATACACATTGGCGAAATGTCAGGCAATCGGCATTCCTGTTCTGTTGAATCCTGCGCCGGCTCGCGGTTTTGAACTGGATATGATGCCTTCGATTTCCTATTTGACGCCAAATGAAACAGAATGTGAACAAATTTTCGGCATGAACATGACAGATGCCTTAGAAAAATATCCAAACCGTTTGATTATCACACTGGGGAAAGACGGAGCCCGGTACTTTGACGGTGAACGCCATGTCATCGTGGAAGGGTTCCCGACGAAAGCGGTAGATACGACGGGAGCAGGCGATACATTTAATGGGGCGTTTGCGCATGCGATCGTCGCGGGGATGGAGCTGGAAAAAGCGGTCCGTTTCGCCAATGCGGCGGCTTCATTATCCGTAGAGAAGTTTGGCGCACAAGGCGGTATGCCGAGCGCAGAGGAAGTAGCCGCGCGGTTGGAGGAAATGAAATGAAAAAGCATGGCATGATCAATCGGGAAATTGCGGCGGTCCTGGCTAAAATGGGCCATACGGATCAGCTGACGATTGCGGATTGCGGTTTGCCGATTCCTGAAGGTGTTCCTTGCATCGATCTTTCCTACACGTTGGGAAAACCAGGATTTACGGAAATTTTATTTGAAATATTAGAAGATTTTCAAGCGGAAAAAGTATATATTGCAGGCGAAATGAAATTAGAGAACCCGCATGTGTACAGCGAAATCAATCAGTTGGAATGCCCGGTTGCTGAGCTGACGCATGAACAGCTGAAAGAACAGTCAAGACAGTCCAAAGTGATTATTCGTACAGGAGAAGCGACACCTTATGCCAATATTATCGTGCAGTCAGGCGTCATATTCTGAAAGTGGGTGAGCAGAGATGATTGCGATGAGCGGGATATCGAAAAGTTTTAATGGAAACAAAGTGCTCGAAAATGTCGAGTTTGACGTAGTGAAAGGTGAAATCCATGCGCTTATGGGAGAGAATGGCGCAGGAAAGTCCACGCTGATGAAGATTCTGACCGGTATTTACAGCCGTGATTCAGGAGAGATTTGGGTGAAAGGCGAGAAGGTGGAATTCAAAAACGCCCAAGAAGCCGAGGCAGCGGGAATTGCGGTTATTCACCAAGAGCTTAATATTTTGCCGGATCTGACCGTTGCAGAGAACTTTTATTTAGGCAATGAAAAGACGTTCGGGAAAACGGGGATTTTGAAGACGAAGGAAATGAATCGCCAGGCGGAAGAGATTTTGGCAAAACTCGGCTTGCATGTCGATGCGCGTACGATCACGCGTGAATTATCTGTCGGTAAGCAGCAAATCATTGAAATTGCAAAAGCTGTTTCCTCGAATGCGGAATTGATCATCATGGACGAGCCGACTGCAGCACTGACCGACCGTGAAATCGAAACGTTATTTCAGACTGTCCGCGCACTGCAGGCAGAAGGCGTATCGTTTGTTTATATTTCGCATCGAATGGAAGAAATTTTCGCAATGTGCGACCGTATTACCATTTTACGGGACGGTCAGTACGTCGGTGTGCGCAATATTAAGGAAACGACGTTTGAAGAAGTCGTGCAGATGATGGTTGGACGTGAGCTTGGCGAACGCTTCCCGGCGCGGTCGAGTGAAATTGGCGAAGTCAAACTGAAAGTAGAAGGTTTGGCACGCGGCGACATATTTGAAGATGTATCGTTTGAAGTGCATAAAGGGGAAGTCGTCGGCATTGCCGGATTGATGGGTGCGGGGCGCACAGAAGTGATTCAATCAATTTTTGGCTTTAAGAAACCGACTGCGGGCAAGATTTTCATCGACGGCAAACAAGTGGTGATTTCTAATCCGCTGCAGGCGAAAAAGCTTGGCATTGGATTTGTGACGGAAGACCGGAAATCAGAAGGGCTCATACTCGATTTTTCCGTGAAAGAAAACATGTGCCTGACGAACTTTAACCGCATTTCCCAATCAGGTGTCATTCAGAAAAATAAAGAGAAAAACTTATATGACACAATGTCTAAACGCCTTGGCGTACGCACATCGGGACCGGAACAAGTTGTGAAATCCCTGAGCGGCGGAAATCAGCAAAAAGTCGTCATTGCCAAGTGGCTCGGGATTGAACCGGATATTCTGTTTCTGGATGAACCGACAAGAGGTGTGGATGTCGGAGCGAAAAAGGAAATTTACAGCATCATCAATGAACTTTCGGAACGCGGCGTCGCCATTGTGATGGTTTCATCTGAATTGCCCGAAGTGATCGGCATGGCGGACCGTGTGCTCGTGATGCATGAAGGGCAACTGATGGCAGATTTGCCAAAAGAAGAAATGACACAGGAACGGATTATGCATTTTGCAACAGGAGGTGACAAAGTTGTCCAAGATTAATATGAGATCTTCATTACAGAAATTAGGGCCGGTCATTGGATTGCTTTTGATCGTCGTCATTATTTCGATTATGAGTCCAAGCTTTTTAACACTGAATAACTTATTCAATGTATTGCGCCAAGTATCGATTAACGCATTGATCGCGTTCGGGATGACGTTTGTTATTTTGACGGGCGGAATTGATTTATCAGTCGGTTCGATTCTTGCGCTGACCGGTGCGGTTACAGCCGGTATGATGTCAGGCGGTATGGATCCGATTCTCGCTATGCTGCTCGGCGTACTGTTAGGTGTGCTGCTCGGTGCTATTAATGGATTGATCATTGCGAAAGGGAAAGTCGCACCGTTCATCGCGACTCTCGCGACGATGACGATTTTCCGCGGACTGACGCTTGTGTACACAGAAGGACGTCCGATTTCAGGACTTGGCGACTCGTTCACATTCCAGATGCTCGGTAAAGGATATATTTTCGGTATCCCGGTTCCGGTCATCACGATGGCCATCTCCTTTGCAGTGCTGTACTTTATATTGAAGAAAACGACATTCGGACGCCGTGTGTACGCGGTCGGCGGGAACGAAGAAGCATCCCGTCTTTCCGGAATCAATGTCGATCGAATTAAGATTTATGTGTATTCATTGGCGGGCGGCTTGACAGCCATCGCGTCACTCATTTTGACGTCACGTCTGAATTCAGCACAGCCGACAGCGGGAAATATGTTTGAACTCGATGCCATCGCTGCCGTAGTGCTCGGCGGGACAAGTCTGACAGGCGGCCGCGGATGGATTGTCGGCACGTTAGTCGGTGCGCTGATTATCGGTGTTTTAAATAACGGGTTGAATTTGATTGGCGTATCCTCTTTCTTCCAACAGGTCGTAAAGGGTGCAGTTATATTAATCGCGGTGCTCTTGGATCGCAAAAAGACAGCATAAGGAGATGTGAAATGAATGAAGAATATCAAATGGTTATTGCTTATGGCGGTCGTGCTGGTTTTGGCAGCTTGTTCATTGGAGCAGCCAGGCTCAGAATCCTCATCAGATGATAAGGGAGACGCAGGAAAAGACGGCGGCAAAGCGTATAAAATCGGACTGTCGGTTTCTACGCTGAACAACCCATTCTTCGTCACGTTAAGTGAAGGGGTAAAAGAACAGGCGAAGGATTCGGGATCAGAAGTGATCGTTGTGGATGCACAGGACGATGCATCTAAACAAGCAAGTGACGTGGAAGATTTAATTCAGCAGGGTGTAGATCTGCTTATTATTAACCCGACAGATTCTGAAGCGGTAGTCTCTGCGGTAGAATCTGCAAACAGCTCGAACGTTCCGGTGATTACAGTAGACCGCAGTGCGGCAGGCGGAGAAGTGGTGTCACACATCGCATCTGATAATAAAGCAGGCGGCGTGTTGGCTGGAGAATATATGCTGGAACTGCTTGGCGAAGATCACGCAAAAGTAGCGGAACTTGAAGGAATTGCAGGATCATCCGCAGCGCGCGACCGCGGAGCAGGCTTTAACGAAGCGGTGGAAGGTAAAGTAAACATCGCGGCAAAACAAACAGCAAACTTCAACCGTGCAGAAGGTCTGACGGTCATGGAAAACATTTTGCAGGCGAACCCGGATATCAAAGCCGTATTCGCACATAATGACGAAATGGCGTTAGGCGCATTGGAAGCCATCCAATCTGCCGGTAAAGATATTATCGTCATCGGATTCGACGCAACAGACGATGCAGTAAATTCTGTTAAAGACGGCAAACTGGCTGCAACCATTGCACAAAAACCTGAAGA
The Sporosarcina sp. P33 genome window above contains:
- a CDS encoding DEAD/DEAH box helicase: MNKYGNEITSSLERLQTENMYLKMILETHLPGFQVKEPHMVVTDHSTAQEKVQLFQSIFRGRTDVYATRWEMQNGKSGYSPARQRNKYIPLTDQTIYDHLSGKHVIGLYPLLANNSCWFLAVDFDKKNWQRDVLSFASICKETRIPFSIERSRSGNGAHIWIFFSHPLSASLARHLGYALMEKADNKMSAELESFDRLFPTQDHLPTAASLGNLIALPLQRYARDLGNSVFVDENFRPFEDQWLYLSCIQKVDPLAIEHYVNLLGVTGRGDKTTANPDVLRAVKKNGIHFTLADLSDSLLSQLEEVASFGNPEYFKAKAKRLSTYNIPAVIEGFDKTITHLILPRGCEQAIHELLSSKGIQPEWINERFSGSPIEVNFHGTLSSQQFDALQQLRAHDSGILAAGTGFGKTVTAAALIAEQKVNTLIIVNRKQLMNQWIDQLSLFLDIPRNEIGQFGGGKRMSTGRIDVATIQTLTSNGIDPVITQYGQVIVDECHHLSAYTYEQLMKMVRAKHVYGLTATPVRKDGLHPIITMQCGPVLYKTDAKEQALTRPFHHFILERKTSYQTASENIQQMYNEIAEDTKRNQLIFDDVLSALEEGKTPLILTERISHVKILHRLFKGFAKNIVVLSGDLTKKEQDQALEMIQDLPMEEELLIIATGKYIGEGFDFPRLDALFLTMPISWKGLLTQYVGRLHRNYSQKQEVRVYDYIDHNVPSLVQMSKKRSKGFRDLGYVSKTGGTCSSEQMKLF
- a CDS encoding LacI family DNA-binding transcriptional regulator, which produces MEWLANIRDVAGKAGVSVATVSRYLNNKGYISEDAKRVISQAIEELNYQPSMIARSLSTKQTTFIGLIVPDIVNPFFPELARAIEDVALAYDYTVILCNSDEELEKEIKYVQTLQRKYVAGFIVATSHEKAEHYTELNVPIVAIDRRIHSSIPYIATDNREGARVGTEHLLQSGCKNILCMRGPSGLGPADDRFDGFNDAVNGKDVKTHVVECPFQFEASEKIVQDILQDVPIDGIFASSDVTAAGAMKAAHSLGIHVPDQLQIVGYDGTMLAGQLTPGLTTVAQDLYKIGATAARMLIKLIEGQELTEREVLIPAELLIRETTRSGA
- the rbsK gene encoding ribokinase, yielding MITVIGSANMDLVVGTENFPDQGETVLGNVFDTVPGGKGANQAIAAARLGSETNMVACVGSDLFGTSIVNNMQQNHVNTAGVRTEEGASGIANILLSEGDNRIIVVPGANSLLMPAHIDEVEDVIKRSKLVMLQLEIPIPTVIYTLAKCQAIGIPVLLNPAPARGFELDMMPSISYLTPNETECEQIFGMNMTDALEKYPNRLIITLGKDGARYFDGERHVIVEGFPTKAVDTTGAGDTFNGAFAHAIVAGMELEKAVRFANAAASLSVEKFGAQGGMPSAEEVAARLEEMK
- a CDS encoding sugar ABC transporter ATP-binding protein, with translation MIAMSGISKSFNGNKVLENVEFDVVKGEIHALMGENGAGKSTLMKILTGIYSRDSGEIWVKGEKVEFKNAQEAEAAGIAVIHQELNILPDLTVAENFYLGNEKTFGKTGILKTKEMNRQAEEILAKLGLHVDARTITRELSVGKQQIIEIAKAVSSNAELIIMDEPTAALTDREIETLFQTVRALQAEGVSFVYISHRMEEIFAMCDRITILRDGQYVGVRNIKETTFEEVVQMMVGRELGERFPARSSEIGEVKLKVEGLARGDIFEDVSFEVHKGEVVGIAGLMGAGRTEVIQSIFGFKKPTAGKIFIDGKQVVISNPLQAKKLGIGFVTEDRKSEGLILDFSVKENMCLTNFNRISQSGVIQKNKEKNLYDTMSKRLGVRTSGPEQVVKSLSGGNQQKVVIAKWLGIEPDILFLDEPTRGVDVGAKKEIYSIINELSERGVAIVMVSSELPEVIGMADRVLVMHEGQLMADLPKEEMTQERIMHFATGGDKVVQD
- a CDS encoding GRAM domain-containing protein, which gives rise to MADFRENEKVQYEIPANLRKSIDYVSGNLFITDQRFIFQPRNMHFQRDIIEFEISDINNIDSSYVLGIVPNGITAELKDGTMHTFVLESSHFVKCDEILKSVWALMNND
- the rbsD gene encoding D-ribose pyranase → MKKHGMINREIAAVLAKMGHTDQLTIADCGLPIPEGVPCIDLSYTLGKPGFTEILFEILEDFQAEKVYIAGEMKLENPHVYSEINQLECPVAELTHEQLKEQSRQSKVIIRTGEATPYANIIVQSGVIF
- the rbsC gene encoding ribose ABC transporter permease codes for the protein MRSSLQKLGPVIGLLLIVVIISIMSPSFLTLNNLFNVLRQVSINALIAFGMTFVILTGGIDLSVGSILALTGAVTAGMMSGGMDPILAMLLGVLLGVLLGAINGLIIAKGKVAPFIATLATMTIFRGLTLVYTEGRPISGLGDSFTFQMLGKGYIFGIPVPVITMAISFAVLYFILKKTTFGRRVYAVGGNEEASRLSGINVDRIKIYVYSLAGGLTAIASLILTSRLNSAQPTAGNMFELDAIAAVVLGGTSLTGGRGWIVGTLVGALIIGVLNNGLNLIGVSSFFQQVVKGAVILIAVLLDRKKTA
- the rbsB gene encoding ribose ABC transporter substrate-binding protein RbsB; the protein is MKNIKWLLLMAVVLVLAACSLEQPGSESSSDDKGDAGKDGGKAYKIGLSVSTLNNPFFVTLSEGVKEQAKDSGSEVIVVDAQDDASKQASDVEDLIQQGVDLLIINPTDSEAVVSAVESANSSNVPVITVDRSAAGGEVVSHIASDNKAGGVLAGEYMLELLGEDHAKVAELEGIAGSSAARDRGAGFNEAVEGKVNIAAKQTANFNRAEGLTVMENILQANPDIKAVFAHNDEMALGALEAIQSAGKDIIVIGFDATDDAVNSVKDGKLAATIAQKPEEIGKKAMEAAVAKLNGEEIEADIPVELELIKE